From the genome of Scytonema hofmannii PCC 7110, one region includes:
- a CDS encoding 1,2-dihydroxy-3-keto-5-methylthiopentene dioxygenase, producing the protein MAILQLEDKTRHTDLNNITQELAPLNIQLNRWAVGDNRQLHQLLAQDSLSEDEKEQVLTLLDSYFKQLQQTAGYQTRDLIVLHPGIPNLDAMLSKFDKIHIHAEDEVRYIIDGEGIFGFVRPDGSQVELTVQPEEYINVPAGTEHWFYLTPARRIKAVRYFTGTQGWTPEYTRTEIRTSKVTSDQ; encoded by the coding sequence ATGGCAATTCTACAACTCGAAGATAAAACACGACACACCGATCTAAATAATATTACACAAGAACTCGCACCTTTAAATATTCAACTTAATCGCTGGGCAGTGGGAGACAATCGACAGTTGCACCAACTTTTAGCACAAGATAGCCTGAGCGAAGATGAAAAAGAACAAGTCTTAACATTGTTAGATAGCTACTTCAAGCAACTGCAGCAAACAGCAGGCTACCAAACACGCGACTTAATCGTATTGCATCCAGGAATTCCAAACCTTGATGCTATGCTGTCAAAGTTTGACAAGATACATATTCATGCTGAAGACGAAGTACGATACATTATTGATGGAGAAGGCATTTTTGGCTTTGTGCGACCAGATGGCAGCCAGGTAGAACTAACAGTGCAACCAGAAGAGTATATTAACGTACCAGCAGGAACCGAACACTGGTTTTATCTGACTCCAGCAAGGCGGATAAAAGCAGTGCGTTATTTTACTGGTACACAAGGTTGGACACCTGAGTATACACGTACAGAGATTCGTACAAGTAAAGTGACCAGTGACCAGTGA
- a CDS encoding NAD(P)/FAD-dependent oxidoreductase, with protein sequence MVIGLADACSFDVVVVGSGPGGSAAAIWCAQKGLQVALIEAKPFPRSHPGETLHPGIEPLLNQLGAAESVLAAGFVRHSGNWVQWDAERQFIPFGEDESGAWLGFQAWRADFDSILLNRAKAVGVTVMQPCRASQVLVEGGRVVGVETSQGTLRASKVVDAGGNRHWLARQLGLQIQQHSPRLIAYYGYATGECPKRDDSPAIVADSHGWTWTARVRSGFYQWTRLSLMGEKIKKDWLPEEFQNLTIHEKMQAADVTWRIVSQPGGYGYFIVGDAAAVLDPASSHGVLKAIMSGMWAGHLITAQLLDNLSETQAIREYCQWLDHWFRHDVDNLSKMYAKLPTSF encoded by the coding sequence ATGGTAATTGGTCTAGCAGACGCGTGTAGTTTTGATGTTGTTGTAGTGGGTAGCGGACCCGGTGGTTCTGCTGCTGCTATTTGGTGCGCTCAAAAGGGCTTACAGGTTGCCCTGATTGAAGCAAAACCATTTCCGCGATCGCATCCTGGTGAAACGCTGCATCCCGGTATTGAGCCACTCCTCAACCAGTTAGGTGCTGCTGAGTCAGTCTTAGCGGCTGGTTTTGTGCGCCACAGTGGAAATTGGGTGCAGTGGGATGCAGAACGCCAGTTTATCCCTTTTGGCGAAGATGAATCGGGAGCTTGGTTGGGATTTCAGGCGTGGAGAGCCGATTTTGATAGTATTTTGCTCAATCGGGCAAAAGCTGTGGGTGTCACTGTGATGCAACCCTGTCGCGCATCTCAGGTACTTGTGGAGGGGGGTAGAGTTGTTGGTGTTGAAACGTCTCAAGGAACTTTGAGAGCATCTAAAGTTGTTGATGCTGGTGGCAATCGTCATTGGTTGGCTCGACAATTAGGATTGCAAATTCAGCAACACTCTCCTCGCCTCATTGCTTATTACGGTTATGCCACAGGAGAGTGTCCAAAACGAGATGATTCTCCTGCGATCGTCGCTGATTCTCATGGCTGGACGTGGACTGCTAGAGTGCGATCGGGCTTCTATCAGTGGACGCGTCTGTCGTTAATGGGTGAGAAAATTAAAAAAGACTGGCTTCCTGAAGAGTTTCAGAATCTTACAATTCATGAGAAAATGCAGGCAGCCGATGTGACTTGGCGAATTGTTTCCCAACCTGGTGGATATGGTTACTTTATAGTTGGGGATGCAGCTGCGGTTCTTGACCCTGCATCCAGTCATGGGGTGTTGAAAGCCATCATGTCTGGTATGTGGGCGGGGCATTTAATTACTGCACAGTTGTTGGATAATCTCAGCGAGACTCAAGCGATTCGGGAATACTGTCAATGGCTCGATCATTGGTTTCGCCATGATGTAGATAATCTTAGCAAAATGTATGCTAAGTTGCCTACTTCATTTTAG
- the mtnB gene encoding methylthioribulose 1-phosphate dehydratase, whose translation MTNDKYLTELIATARHFYHQGWMVGTAGNLSVRLPDGSFWITASGRSKGELCKSDFVRISPQGKVEQSSPGLKPSAETAIHQVIYRLFPEATSCYHVHSVEANLVSRFVQGDCLPLPPLEMLKGLGVWEENPKCTLPIFANHLQVARIATEIEERFTKTPPEIPALLIRDHGITVWATSPETARNYIELVEYIFRYLVAARCAGI comes from the coding sequence ATGACCAATGACAAATATCTTACTGAACTTATTGCAACTGCCCGTCATTTTTACCATCAAGGATGGATGGTAGGAACCGCAGGTAACCTCTCAGTGCGGTTACCTGATGGTAGTTTCTGGATTACAGCCAGTGGACGTTCTAAAGGAGAATTATGCAAGAGTGATTTTGTTCGCATCAGTCCACAAGGTAAAGTGGAGCAAAGTTCTCCTGGTTTGAAGCCTTCAGCTGAGACAGCAATTCATCAAGTAATCTATAGACTGTTTCCCGAAGCAACCAGTTGCTATCACGTCCACTCAGTTGAAGCCAATTTGGTTTCTCGCTTTGTACAAGGAGATTGTCTACCCCTTCCACCATTAGAAATGCTGAAAGGTTTGGGAGTCTGGGAAGAAAATCCCAAATGCACCCTTCCCATATTTGCCAATCACTTACAAGTTGCCCGAATTGCAACTGAAATTGAAGAACGGTTTACAAAGACTCCTCCTGAAATACCAGCCTTGCTGATTCGCGATCATGGAATTACTGTCTGGGCAACTTCTCCTGAAACTGCTCGCAACTATATTGAGTTAGTTGAATATATTTTTCGCTATCTAGTAGCAGCAAGGTGTGCGGGGATTTAA